In one Culex quinquefasciatus strain JHB chromosome 2, VPISU_Cqui_1.0_pri_paternal, whole genome shotgun sequence genomic region, the following are encoded:
- the LOC6049112 gene encoding uncharacterized protein LOC6049112 yields the protein MDVEMFRVGFLLLVAIQAGSSQRYILLTTCCHSANISSSDQFQNRTSPDENIFFRESNCDQGASRFAIVVHGWMGSCSEDTPWVADTLSNLTAHRGGCVICMDYHKYAQTIDYFRGLVPNFNRIVDSLVWRLRELEQSGFDPAEGLVFGFSFGAQTAMDAGRRFGFRKLGRIDVCDPAGPGFDSPDTALSILDPKLAARNVQCIHTSLLGTTRRSCHQNWNMGNCGLRQPGTVALQESHSLCPRYYNSAFTNEFRAVPKPLECFSLRNSANPVNIRMGYFTDVENGATGDLFAETTESFPYNKISV from the coding sequence ATGGATGTGGAAATGTTTCGCGTTGGATTCCTGCTTCTAGTGGCGATCCAGGCTGGATCTAGTCAAAGGTATATTTTATTAACAACTTGTTGTCATTCTGCTAACATCTCATCAAGTGATCAATTTCAGAATCGAACATCACCGGATGAGAACATCTTCTTCCGTGAGAGCAACTGCGATCAGGGTGCTTCCAGATTCGCCATCGTAGTCCACGGATGGATGGGTAGCTGCTCGGAGGACACCCCCTGGGTTGCGGACACCTTATCGAACTTGACCGCACACCGAGGAGGTTGCGTTATCTGTATGGACTACCACAAGTACGCGCAGACGATCGACTACTTCAGGGGGTTGGTTCCCAACTTCAATCGTATCGTGGATTCGCTGGTCTGGAGGTTGCGGGAGTTGGAGCAGAGCGGGTTTGATCCGGCGGAAGGACTCGTGTTTGGATTCAGCTTTGGAGCCCAGACTGCGATGGATGCCGGGAGACGGTTCGGATTCAGGAAGCTTGGACGGATCGATGTTTGCGATCCTGCTGGACCAGGGTTTGATAGTCCAGATACGGCGTTGTCGATTCTTGATCCCAAGTTGGCGGCGCGAAACGTTCAGTGTATTCATACGAGCCTGCTGGGAACGACTAGACGGTCTTGTCACCAGAACTGGAACATGGGAAACTGCGGACTAAGACAACCGGGAACGGTAGCTTTGCAGGAATCTCACTCCCTGTGTCCACGTTACTACAACAGTGCGTTCACCAATGAGTTCCGAGCTGTTCCGAAGCCGCTTGAGTGCTTTTCTCTCAGAAATTCTGCGAATCCTGTGAATATCCGGATGGGATACTTCACCGATGTTGAAAACGGAGCTACCGGAGATCTCTTCGCCGAAACTACCGAATCGTTCCCCTACAACAAAATCTCTGTATGA
- the LOC119766481 gene encoding lipase member H-like yields MARQLLAFQFWESMQVKRSDDDPPARYKSQSPAMSIVPSALDKDIFFRESGCEGGGGGKFAIVVHGWRGSCSGDTRWVTDLLSNLTVHRGGCLVCMDYSKYSKEDYFQRLVPRFGHVANALAEKLRDLERGGFDPMDGFMFGFSFGAHLTTEAGRRFGLRKLGRIDVCDPAGPAFDVPNLPFAMLDPKLAARNVQCIHTSQVGVKRRTCHQNWNMGECGLRQPGADIVVAHTLCPKFYNSAFRNKFRAVPNPARCAELRPVVSLAADLRMGYFSDVQSGVTGDLFALTTITYPYNVIDAQ; encoded by the exons ATGGCACGACAACTTCTTGCATTCCAGTTTTGGGAATCAATgcaggtcaaaag GTCAGACGACGATCCACCCGCCCGGTATAAAAGCCAGAGCCCAGCGATGTCA ATCGTTCCATCGGCGTTGGATAAGGACATCTTCTTCCGGGAGAGTGGCTGTGAAGGAGGTGGGGGCGGGAAGTTTGCGATCGTCGTGCACGGTTGGAGGGGCAGCTGCTCGGGGGATACGCGCTGGGTTACGGATTTGCTGTCCAACCTGACCGTCCATCGGGGAGGATGTTTGGTCTGTATGGATTATAGCAAGTACTCGAAGGAGGACTACTTTCAACGACTGGTGCCTCGGTTTGGTCATGTTGCGAATGCTTTGGCGGAGAAGTTGCGGGATTTGGAGCGCGGTGGATTTGATCCGATGGATGGATTTATGTTTGGATTCAGCTTTGGCGCACACTTGACCACCGAAGCTGGTCGACGGTTTGGACTACGGAAGCTTGGACGGATTGATGTTTGTGATCCTGCTGGACCGGCATTCGACGTTCCTAATTTACCGTTCGCCATGTTGGATCCCAAGCTGGCGGCCCGTAACGTCCAGTGTATCCACACCAGCCAGGTGGGGGTGAAGCGCCGGACCTGTCACCAGAACTGGAACATGGGCGAATGTGGCTTGAGGCAACCGGGAGCCGATATAGTGGTTGCGCACACGCTGTGTCCCAAGTTTTACAACAGTGCGTTCCGAAATAAGTTCCGGGCGGTTCCGAATCCTGCCAGGTGTGCCGAGTTACGACCTGTTGTGAGTTTGGCTGCGGATCTTCGGATGGGGTACTTTTCGGATGTGCAGAGTGGTGTCACTGGAGACTTGTTTGCGCTGACTACCATAACCTACCCTTATAACGTTATCGACGCTCAATAA